One Cryobacterium psychrophilum DNA segment encodes these proteins:
- a CDS encoding helix-turn-helix transcriptional regulator translates to MAHLTSEASRLLGLRLRERRLALALNQEDVALAAGINVSNYARIDRGHGNPTFHTLLRLSHVLGIDLSALFSDFNAGPPAGRAQGKSAAQAGLTPYSAL, encoded by the coding sequence ATGGCTCATCTGACCTCCGAAGCAAGTCGACTACTGGGACTTCGTCTGCGTGAGCGCCGCCTCGCCCTTGCGCTCAACCAGGAGGATGTGGCATTGGCCGCCGGGATCAACGTGTCGAACTACGCCCGCATCGACCGTGGACACGGGAATCCCACGTTTCACACACTGCTTCGCCTGTCCCATGTGCTGGGGATTGATCTGAGTGCGTTGTTCTCTGACTTCAACGCGGGCCCTCCGGCCGGTCGCGCTCAGGGGAAGAGCGCAGCTCAGGCCGGCTTGACACCGTACTCGGCGTTGTAG